A section of the Bombus huntii isolate Logan2020A chromosome 5, iyBomHunt1.1, whole genome shotgun sequence genome encodes:
- the LOC126866069 gene encoding uncharacterized protein LOC126866069 yields MARHAPWTTMIFATIIVACLLGLIVETAATIAQPKAPNFQYFERPKYRYPYYDENGRGKLLYGYGGPDLYQYKTFSALEGIH; encoded by the exons ATGGCAAGACACGCTCCC TGGACGACCATGATCTTTGCGACAATAATCGTTGCCTGTTTACTTGGATTAATCGTTGAAACCGCGGCGACGATAGCTCAACCAAAGGCACCTAATTTCCAGTATTTTGAACG GCCTAAATATCGCTACCCATACTATGATGAAAATGGCAGGGGAAAATTACTCTATGGGTATGGAGGACCAGATCTGTATCAATACAAAACTTTCAGCGCCCTTGAGGGAATTCATTAA